The proteins below are encoded in one region of Bacillus vallismortis:
- the cccB gene encoding cytochrome c551, giving the protein MKSKLSILMLGFALSVLLAACGSNDAKEEEKTDTGSKTEASASEGEELYQQSCVGCHGKDLEGMSGPNLQEVGGKYDEDKIENIIKNGRGNMPKGLVDDKEAAVIAKWLSEKK; this is encoded by the coding sequence ATGAAATCAAAGTTATCGATATTAATGCTTGGATTTGCGCTTTCTGTTCTGTTGGCTGCCTGCGGTTCAAACGATGCAAAAGAAGAAGAGAAGACAGACACCGGCAGCAAGACTGAAGCCTCTGCATCTGAAGGGGAAGAATTATATCAGCAAAGCTGTGTAGGCTGCCATGGCAAGGATTTAGAAGGTATGTCAGGGCCTAATCTCCAAGAGGTCGGAGGCAAATACGACGAAGACAAAATTGAAAACATTATTAAAAACGGGCGCGGCAATATGCCGAAGGGGCTTGTAGACGATAAGGAAGCCGCCGTTATCGCCAAATGGCTGTCAGAAAAAAAGTAA
- the prfB gene encoding peptide chain release factor 2 (programmed frameshift): MELSEIRAELENMASRLADFRGSLDLESKEARIAELDEQMSDPEFWNDQQKAQTVINEANGIKDYVNSYKKLSESHEELQMTHDLLKEEPDTDLQLELEKELKSLTKEFNEFELQLLLSEPYDKNNAILELHPGAGGTESQDWGSMLLRMYTRWGERRGFKVETLDYLPGDEAGIKSVTLLIKGHNAYGYLKAEKGVHRLVRISPFDSSGRRHTSFVSCEVMPEFNDEIDIDIRTEDIKVDTYRASGAGGQHVNTTDSAVRITHLPTNVVVTCQTERSQIKNRERAMKMLKAKLYQRRIEEQQAELDEIRGEQKEIGWGSQIRSYVFHPYSMVKDHRTNTEMGNVQAVMDGDIDTFIDAYLRSKLS; encoded by the exons ATGGAATTATCAGAAATCAGAGCAGAGCTCGAAAATATGGCTTCTCGTTTAGCGGACTTTAGGGGGTCTCTT GACCTCGAATCAAAGGAGGCCCGCATTGCTGAGCTAGATGAACAAATGTCTGATCCGGAATTCTGGAATGATCAGCAGAAAGCTCAAACGGTCATAAATGAAGCAAACGGTATAAAGGATTATGTCAATTCGTATAAAAAACTGAGTGAATCCCATGAAGAATTGCAAATGACCCACGATCTTTTAAAAGAAGAGCCTGACACTGACCTCCAGCTTGAACTTGAAAAAGAACTAAAATCGCTAACAAAAGAGTTTAATGAGTTTGAGCTTCAGCTTCTTCTCAGTGAGCCGTATGATAAAAATAACGCGATTTTAGAACTGCACCCTGGTGCTGGCGGTACAGAGTCACAGGACTGGGGCTCTATGCTTCTTAGAATGTATACCAGATGGGGAGAACGCCGCGGCTTTAAGGTGGAAACACTCGATTACCTTCCAGGAGATGAGGCGGGAATTAAATCAGTGACTTTACTGATTAAAGGACACAACGCTTACGGTTATCTCAAAGCGGAAAAAGGTGTCCATCGTCTCGTGCGGATTTCGCCGTTTGATTCATCAGGCCGCCGGCACACGTCTTTCGTTTCGTGTGAAGTGATGCCTGAATTTAACGATGAGATTGATATTGATATCCGTACGGAGGATATTAAAGTTGATACGTATCGCGCAAGCGGAGCGGGCGGACAGCACGTCAATACGACGGATTCAGCCGTTCGGATTACGCACTTGCCGACGAATGTGGTTGTGACGTGCCAAACAGAGCGCTCACAAATTAAAAACCGTGAAAGAGCCATGAAAATGCTGAAAGCCAAATTGTATCAGCGCAGAATTGAAGAACAGCAGGCTGAGCTGGATGAAATTCGCGGTGAACAAAAAGAAATCGGCTGGGGCAGCCAAATCCGCTCTTACGTATTCCATCCGTATTCCATGGTGAAAGACCATCGCACCAATACAGAAATGGGGAACGTTCAAGCGGTAATGGACGGAGACATTGATACATTTATCGATGCCTACCTGCGTTCTAAGCTTTCATAA
- a CDS encoding YitT family protein gives MDLRNQTLRVLRDYVYILIGAAITAVSFNVFLLPNKIAAGGVSGISTILQSYGFEAAYVQWVINIPLFIAGVILLGGKFGLKTLAGSVFLPLVVFLTRDIQPATHHELLAAIFGGVGIGVGIGIVYLGKGSTGGTALAAQIIHKYSGLSLGTCLAIIDGLIVVTAMIVFNIEQGLYAMLGVFVSSKTIDVVQVGFNRSKMALIITKQEQAVKEAVLQKIDRGVTKISAVGGYTDDDRPILMCVVGQAEFTKLKQIVKQIDESAFVIVADASEVLGEGFKRA, from the coding sequence ATGGATTTACGGAATCAAACACTTCGGGTTTTGCGGGATTATGTATATATACTGATAGGAGCAGCGATTACAGCCGTGTCCTTTAATGTATTTTTGCTTCCAAACAAAATTGCCGCCGGCGGTGTCAGTGGAATCAGCACGATTTTGCAGTCATATGGTTTTGAAGCAGCATATGTACAATGGGTGATTAATATCCCTTTATTTATTGCGGGTGTCATTTTGTTAGGCGGAAAGTTTGGGCTTAAAACGCTTGCGGGTTCTGTTTTTTTGCCGCTTGTTGTGTTTTTGACAAGAGATATTCAGCCCGCCACCCATCATGAGCTCCTAGCGGCGATCTTTGGCGGTGTCGGCATCGGTGTCGGAATTGGCATTGTATACTTAGGCAAAGGCTCAACGGGAGGAACGGCCTTGGCTGCACAGATCATTCATAAGTACTCCGGGCTGTCATTGGGGACGTGTCTCGCAATCATTGACGGACTGATTGTCGTTACGGCTATGATCGTATTTAATATTGAGCAAGGCTTATATGCTATGCTTGGCGTCTTTGTGTCCAGCAAAACGATTGATGTCGTTCAAGTCGGCTTTAATCGATCAAAAATGGCGCTCATTATTACAAAGCAGGAGCAGGCAGTCAAGGAAGCCGTTTTACAGAAGATTGACAGAGGCGTGACGAAAATTTCCGCGGTCGGGGGGTATACTGACGATGACCGCCCGATTTTAATGTGCGTGGTTGGGCAAGCGGAATTCACCAAATTGAAACAAATCGTCAAACAGATTGATGAGTCTGCTTTTGTGATCGTAGCAGACGCGAGCGAGGTGCTGGGCGAGGGTTTCAAACGCGCTTAA